Part of the Fusarium musae strain F31 chromosome 3, whole genome shotgun sequence genome, GATGGCCCGCCCTTTACGCTGCGCGAAAGCGTCGCCTCGACCACCACCTTGGCCTGCCTGCCCTTCCAAATTCCACGTTCGGCTGGATCCCGAcactttttaaaattaccGAGGAGCAGGTCCTGGCTTCCGCCGGACTCGATGCTTTTGTGGTACGATACAAACCCTGAGAAGCGTGTATAAATCATTAACGGGTCATAGTTTCTGAGCTTCTTCAAAATGGCCATCCGACTCTTTAGCGTCATGGCAATCTTTGCGACTGTTGTTCTATTACCAATCAATCGTGCATTTGCGCATGACGGCCGTAAGAATGGCGGCAGTGGTAATGATACTTCCATTAACCCGGCTTCATTGTTCGGAACAGATCAGCAGGTGTTCTCAGATCCAAGCTTCCTCGGTATACTGAAGCACAAGGATAAAACGGACAAAAGCTTAGAGAGGTCCTGGCTTTGGGCTTATGTCGTTTTCACGTACTTCTTTGTTGGCTTGACGATTTACTATCTCAACCTCGAGACATTTCGTGTCATCAAATTCCGCCAGGACTATCTCGGATCACAGTCCACCGTAACAGATAGGACATTCCGACTTACAGGTATTCCCGAGGATTTGAGATCGGAGGGAGATATCAAGGAACTTATTGAAAAATTGGGCATTGGAAAGGTTGAGAGAGTTCTGCTTTGTCgagactggaagaagcttgatgaccttgttgatCTGAGAGATGCGACTTTGCGACGCCTGGAAGCTGCATGGGCTATCTTTCTCAAGCACCAGCgccaaaaacaaaaaagcAATAGGCCCCAAAGGAGAGGCAGTAATGGAGTGCCTcgcgaccaagaagatgacgaccaAGCTGGAGAGAACGGACGCCTCTTGGACTCTCAACAGGATCCATGGGGTTCCGACGATGAGGGCAGACCTAAAGTCAACATACGCTATGGGGCCCTTGGTTTGCGATCCCGCAACGTTGACGCCATCGATTATTACGAGGAACGACTTCGAAGACTGGATGCACAAGTTACAGAGGCTCGCAAGAAGTCATACGCGCCAACAGATATGGCCATTGTTACTATGGACTCCGTAGCTTCATGTCAGATGGCTATCCAGGCGCGAATCGACCCCAGACCAGGCCGGCTCTTGACCAAGTTAACACCGGCTCCTTCAGATCTCGTCTGGAGGAACACCTACGCTCCTCGCGGTATTCGCCGCCTTAAATCATGGGCTGTGACATTATTCATTACGGCTCTCACACTCGCATTCATATTTCCCACCATTGGCATCACGACACTGTTGAGCTACTGTACAATCAGAGATTACTTTCCAGCATTGGCCAAATGGCTACAAGCGCACGGCGTTATCTTTTCGTTTGTCCAAAACGGTTTGCCCGCTTTAGTTGTATCGCTTCTTAACGTTGCCGTTCCATATCTATACGACTTCCTCTCTAACCACCAAGGAATGATTTCTCAGGGTGACGTGGAACTCTCTGTCATCTCCAAGAATtacttcttcaccttcttcaACACGTTCTTTGTTTTCGCGGTGTCATTGACAGGAATCAATTTCTGGAGCCGGATTCAGGAAATTGCGAAGGATACAAGCAAAATGGCGACATATATGGCCGACGACGTGGAGGCGCTATCGATTTTCTATATTTGCTTCATCTTGCTCCAGGGAATTGGCCTCATGCCCTTCCGAATTCTCGAGGCGGGGAGTGTATTCCTTCATCCGTTCCTCCGGTGGCTTTCTAAGACGCCACGCGATGCCCTTGAGCTCCAAAAACCCCCTGTTTTTCAATATGGCTTTTTCCTACCCACGTCTCTGCTTGTTTTCAACCTCTGTCTTATCTACAGTGTCTTGTATTGGGGGTATGCTATCCTCATTGTTGGCACTGTGTACTTCTGTCTAGGCTACTTTGCTTTCAAGTACATGGTACTGTACGCAATGGATCAGCCTCAACATGCCACTGGAGGTGCGTGGAGAATAATAAGCTACCGTATCATCGTGGGGTTGCTCGTCTTGGAGATTGTCATGGCGGGCCGGATTGTCACATACAAGGCTTTCATTCAGTCGGTGTGCATTTTGCCACTGCTCCCCTTGACCACCTGGTACAGCTACTATATCAAGCAGCGATTCGAGCCTCTGACCAAATACATTGCCCTTCGCGCTGTCAGGGCAGATGGGGATCCAGATGATGCAGCTGCGCTGGATGATGCATTTGAGAACGAGGACCGCCCTCGACCCTCACAGGCCATTCTGCGTCGTGGAAGTACCCTGGACGAGTACAAGGAAAAGGGACTGCAATTCGTCAACCCCAGTCTTGTGGCCCCGTAAGTTATTGTTTCCCACTATTTGACATGAATTCTGACAGATATACAGACTTCCCCAGCCGTGGATCTACGACGAGCCACCTCCACCCATCCCCACGGATGACACGCAGACAACAGAGGAGACTGAGCGCCCTGTTCTCCAGGGTGTCGATAGCACACTTGGTATAGGAGACGAAAATGTGTGGAGAGACAACGGAGGAAATAATGTTTAATGACGCTGATTGAGGGTGGCGTGCATGATTATGGCGCTTGCATGGCGTTTGAAGTTTGAGCAGGTACCCCgatgtctttttcttctatTGCAAGAATACGCGTTAGCTTTTTTGTCCGTAGAAATCATGTCTAGAATAACTAAAGACATAGAAAAATCATGAAAGTAAAACGCAGTTGAGTCGTGAAACTCTGTCAAGCAAGAGGTATCGTGACCCTTCCTTTCACTTTCAGGCCCGTGATCTCGGCCAGTGCTTTCCTTAATCAATAATGACTCGGGCGACCATTTTCTTCTCCGTCACCATCATTCGTTTGACCAACCATCAACAAGCACATATCACGAGAACATTCGCTCATACCTACATATCAATTCTATACACGCCTTTCGAGATCTGCTCAGATCAGATCGCGGCTGCCTACCTCTCGATGTACCATCGGGCGTGACCTCGCTAAGCGCATGATCTAACAAGGCATATGCGGCTGATGCACTTGGCCTCCGGCGACTTTCGGTAATATATTCGGCCCAGTCGGAAACGTCTTCAATATTCCGGTAGCAAACCCAGAGGTTTGGCTATAGGGAGCGACACAGGGGTCACGGCAATGACCCTTCTGAGTGGAGACGTCAGGGCATACGATCAATTCTCCCAGTTCATAGAAGCACGCGATGGCTAtgaccaacaacagcagcatcgCAGTAGAGAGCAAAGCCCAACCCAAGAAATAACCACCAGCAACATCAGGGGTCACTACAGACCTGTTCCCTTGGGCGATGGAGACCACATTTTGTACACAGATCCCAGAAACGGGACCCTTTCCTTGGGTTATGATGCAACGGGAGGATCCTTGGATCGCTTAATTTGCAAGGCCCAATTTCGTCCTCCAATGAATACAACGTCAACGCTGCCTGTGATATACACAGCTTTGTCTGACACGAGATTCGGGGTCTGTGTCATGGCGACATTTTCGGTTGGGAGTGGTGGATACGATAGTCTAGAAGAGGACATCTTAACCAGACCCATCAACTCCGATCCGTCGATATCTTCAGAGACAGACAAACAGATGATTGTTTTTTACATGATACCGCCAGATGTGCTTTCCGTCATATCTCACGGCCTATGCCGTCAGCATTGCATGAATGCCACCCAACATGACGAGAATGGCAGCTTGTTGGTTGAAATAGACTCACGGCCCAAAGGAAGTTGCAACGAGATTGACTCTGAGGTTGATGGTTTCGCACAAGTGACAACATATCCACTCGAGATTCGAGGATTGCCAGTTGCTATCTGTTGCAATTTGGTGGAGCTTGCCCTAGATTCGGGAGCTGATATGATTCTTTGGGCATTCTGTGAGCAGGGGTGGGCTCGGGCGTGGGTCTTGCGTGCCGGTCATCGAGACACGCCTCATCGTACAGTTGTGGAAGCCAATGGGAGTCTGAGACAGGTCGATTCTAAGGGCGACTACAATATgacagaagaggagcaggTGGTTGCAGCGCCAGATTCTTCTTTTGAAGCTTTGACAAGCGCAGAGATTGCCCTGAAGACAAAACCGGACACGACTGGGCAAATATCGCCGACCTACGACCATGGGAGACTTGTTACTAAGATTATATTTCGGAAGTGGTAGATGAACTTTATTGAGGACTCGAGAGGGAGCTTGACTCCTTACTCAGAgaggagagacaagagattCGGCGATGTTCCGGAAAGACCAGAGATTGCATTATCAGTTGATAGCATCAATAAGTAACATGATAGTCTAAGCAGAAGTTACAAGGATTATTACCGAAGAGTGAACAGGGGTTGATGCAGCAATGACGTTGGCGTGAAGCTTGAGTTTTTAGTCTCGTTGTTTCAGCCCAGTAACTTACTTACAAGTCTATGTAAGTTCCGGTGACGGCGCTGAAGCTTAGATATCACGGGTCCACATCGGAAGCGACGGTTCCGATGTGGAGGTTCTTGTTCGCCCGTTGATGTGTTTAACGGACTGAGACCGAAGACTTGAGGAAGATAACCATTAACCGTAACAGATGGAACTTAGAGTACAGAAATTAGACTGGAATTGAGAGGAAGaactgaagagaaagaaaaagaagaagaaaaagaaaaagatgcgGCTGATGTTGAGGCTCACAAACAAGCAAGGATGCCAAAGGCATGTAACGTGTTCGTCCCCTgatcagaagaagcaaatAAGGAATCGATAATGCTACACCCCAACACCGAAGTATccccaaccaaccaaccaagcGAGTGACCGCAACAAAAACAGGTAAATTTGTGATATGCTTAATCCTTGTATTGGTAAACACACGCAAGTTCTCGGATGCAGCCGCACGGTTCGCAGCCGCATCCGCAAGGAGTGGGTGGGTCCTTGGACCGGGTGGCGAGGGGCCCACTTTGACGGCCCAGCGCCGGAATTCGGGTGCGGCGATATCATTTCATGTGGGGACAAGGTTACCTTTCTCATTGAATGAGAAATCTTTGGAgcaagagatgagatgagatgagatgggatGTGGGAGGTATATAGAGGTGGGCATGGCCCAGTTTATGAAAGAATTGTTTTCTGTTGAACATCTTGAGACATTGACTTGATTCTCATCCTTTACTCTActctccttgatcttatTAACCCTTTATACTGAGTATTGTAATACACTATCAACcaagacaaacaaacaaacaaaatgGATCAACAAAATCCAAATCgctcttcaacaactctAGAAGGTCGTGAAGACGACACCACCTTCGCACCCCTAAACACCCACCAAACAACAATGAGCCGCATCCGTCGCTCCCTCTCCCACACCCACACCCACACACACTCCCACGACGGCTCCCAGAAAGAAAACCGCGATCCAGACCTAGATATCGACCTGCCCTACCGAACACTCAGCGCCAACGCAAATTTAGACGAGTACCGCGTTGAAGTCCCAGGCGGTGCCATCCCCGGTCCTATCCAGCCTGAGGAGATCGCGAGAAAGTCGACGAACCATGAGCCTGGACAGGAGAGGCGGTATAAGCTTGTCACCTTTACTCCTGGTGATAAGGAGAATCCTAAGAATTGGAGCAAGGCTTATAAGTGGTGGTGCACTATGTGTGTGGCGCTGACGTGCTTCGTTGTTGCGTTCTGCTCTAGTGTTATCACTGCTGATATCGCAGGCGTGGTTAAGGATCTGAATGTTAGCAATGAACTTGCTCTTGTGAGTATCAGTCTATTCGTTGTGGGTTTTGGTGTTGGACCTATGGTCTTTGCACCTCTTTCTGAGATTTACGGTCGACGAATCATCTAGTAAGTCATGTCAGCTAAGATATTCGGTGATTGTTACTAACGATGTTCAGTGGCTCTACTCTTCTTATggctgtcatcttcatcattcctTGTGCCGTGGCAAAGAATATCGAGACTCTTCTCGTCTGCCGAGCCATCGATGGTATTGCCTTCTCAGCACCCATGACCCTTGTTGGTGGTACACTCGCCGACCTGTGGAAGAATGAAGAGCGTGGTGTCCCCATGGCTGCATTCTCTGCTGCTCCTTTCATTGGCCCTGCGAGTAAGTTACCTTTAAATACTCACAATTATCCAAACACTAACACATAAATAAGTTGGTCCTCTTGTCGGTGGTTTCCTCTCTGATGCTGCTGGTTGGCGATGGCTCTATTGGATCCAGCTCATCCTCGCCTTCGTTGTCTGGatcctcatcaccttcaCCGTTCCCGAGACGTATGCCCCTACTCTTCTAGCCCGTCGTGCTCGCAAGCTTCGAGCTGCTACTGGTGAAACCGACCACGTCACAGAGCAGGAACTCGATCTTCGACCTCTCTCTGAGCGTCTCCGCATCTTCCTTATTCGACCTTTCCAGCTTCTCTTCGGCGAGCTCATCGTCTTCCTTATCTCCGTGTACATGAGTGTCCTCTACGGTCTTCTGTACATGTTCTTCGTTGCCTTCCCTATCATTTACCAGAAGGGCAAGGGTTACTCTGCTGGAAAGACTGGTCTCATGTTCATTCCTGTCGCTGTCGGTGTTCTCCTCTCAGCCGCTTGCTCTCCTTGGGTCAACAACCACTACCTCTCGCTCGTCAAGAAGCACAATGGTCATCCCCCCGCTGAGGTTCGTCTTATTCCCATGATGGCCTCATGCTGGTTTATTCCTATTggtctcttcatctttgcctGGACTTCATACAAGGATCTTTCTTGGGCTGGTCCTGCTATGGGTGGTTTCCccgttggctttggcttcatcttcctttACAACTCTGCCAACAACTACCTTGTCGACTCTTATCAGCATCAAGCTGCCTCTGCTCTCGCCGCAAAGACTTGCATCCGAAGCTTCTGGGGCGCTGCAGTTGTTCTCTTCACTGAGCAGATGTATGAGCGTCTCAACGACCAATGGGCCTCAACACTCCTTGCTTTCATCAGTCTAGCTTGCTGTGCCATTCCCTTCATGTTCTGGAAGTACGGTGCCAAGATCCGTGGGCGTAGCAAGTACGCTTACGCTGGTGAGGACGAGACTGTCGACGAtattgagaaggccaagggccaTGTTAACACTCATGGCGGCGCTCAAGTCCGTGACgactctgaggatgaggatcttCGCCGTGCTCGCAGCTACGTGAGCAACCCTTAAGCCAATTACACTAGATTGGTTCTCCTACTTGTCCTTTGGGCATTTCCACATCAAAAATAGACTGGGGCTTAGACTTAGACTTGGGGTAGTACCAGGAGGTTGGACTTTAATGCCTGGACAGGACTTGCATATAGGTATAATATGCGCGGAAAATCATTTGGAGTGGACTTGGATATTTAGCATAATACCCTTGAATTTAATGTCGTTTTAATCAACACACTGAACCATCAGTGCCTCTATCATGTGTCTGCGAGAAGTATCCTAGCTTGATAAACGAGCCTTTGCTGACCATGTGCAGCAGAATCATCAAAGAACCATTTCCTTTCACCATCGGAACCGAACCAAAGCGGAACGAAAACGAATAAAGAGACACGGCGCCCGAACCTGCTATCACCAACACAGAAACTAGCTTTTCAGGGGGTCGGAAGGCGTTCATGCAAGCTTATCCTTCATCGGTACCGTTCGGCGATGAAATGGGTCGCATCAGAGCTTTCATCGACGGGGCCCACTTGGTGAGGAATATGGCAGCAGGGATCGCTCTTTATCTCCTTCTAGTTCCCGGCTCGGCCGCGATAGCATCCCACTAAGAGGTGTGAAGTTTTACCCAAAAAAGGATAGGAGCAAAGGGTTGTTATCTCCAGTGGATCATCGACTCTCCCTCTCCTAAACGCCGCGAAAACAAAAAACAGAACAGAAAAGTAAAAGCAAAAGAATGGGACCCCTTTAGATGGCGCGGACGGGTAGTGATTCACGGCGTCGCAACTTGAGGTCCTTGGTCAGAGAGTTCTTGCTTGTCTTGGTCTCTATCCACTCCTCGAGGTTGCTGAGGGTACACTCGGCGATCTCGGTGAGAGCCTCCTCGGTGAAGAAGGCTTGGTGACCGCAAACAACCACATTGGGGAACGTCATGAGGCGCATGAGCTTATCATCTTGAATGATTGTCGACGAGTGGTCGTTGTAGAAGAGTTCACCTTCCGCCTCGTACACATCGAGCGCGAGGCCACCGATATGGTTTGTCTTGAGCGCATGGATGACGGATTCAGTGTCGAGCAGGCCACCTCGTGAGGTATTGACCAGCATGGCACCCTCTTTCATCAAAGAAATAGTGTTGCGGTTGATGATGTGCCGTGTTTGCTCCATGAGAGGACAATGAAGACTGACGATATCACACTGAGGCAGAAGGTCTTCGAGGGACTTGTACTCGCCATACTCCTCAAAGGCTGGCGAAGGGAAGGGATCATATGCGAGGAGTCTGCAGCCGAAACCCTTCATGATGCGTGCAGTAGCAAGACCGATCTTGCCAACACCGACAATTCCGACAGTCTTGCCATAGAGGGTCTTTCCGAGAAGGCCATCGAGAGCAAAGTTACCCTCACGAACACGGTTGTAAGCGCGATGGGTCTTTCGGTTGAGGGTCTGAATCAGAGCAACAGCAAACTCGGCAACAGCCTCGGGAGAGTAAGAGGGGACATTGGCGACCATGATGCGGAGTCGCTGGGCAGCATCGAGGTCGACATTATTGAAGCCTGCGCATCGCAGCAAAATAGCCTTTACGCCAAATTCTGACAGGGCGGAGATGACATTGTCGTTGACGACATCGTTGACGAAGACGCAAATGGCATCTGCTCCATCAACGAGAGAGACGGTATCTTCGTTAAGAGCGAATTCGTGAAAGATGAGCTCGATGCCAGACTCTGCGTGCTTGGCGCCGAGGACTGACGACAAGTATTTTTTATCGTAGGGTTTTGTACTGAATACGGCGAGCTTCATGGTGATAAGATAAGGATAAGTCGGATTggagttgaggaagaggaggaagagatggaggtgTAAGGGATGGAAACCTTTTAAAGGGgattgaagaggaagaaataaataaggtacctaggtaagtacTAATGGATGTCTCGACAGCTAAGCTCTTTCCTTGATCCAATAACGTGGGGTTTTTGAAGCTTGGAAGGTAAATATGGACGTTTCTGGGCATTCTCCACCAGAAACGGGGAGCTTCAACTTGAAGTATACATACAGA contains:
- a CDS encoding hypothetical protein (EggNog:ENOG41) — translated: MKNESDSCWNQSQKAIAPDTGKSLEVQLVLSLVIGVSAFLLFCILRPRWPALYAARKRRLDHHLGLPALPNSTFGWIPTLFKITEEQVLASAGLDAFVVRYKP
- the TR07 gene encoding putative dehydrogenase tr07, which codes for MKLAVFSTKPYDKKYLSSVLGAKHAESGIELIFHEFALNEDTVSLVDGADAICVFVNDVVNDNVISALSEFGVKAILLRCAGFNNVDLDAAQRLRIMVANVPSYSPEAVAEFAVALIQTLNRKTHRAYNRVREGNFALDGLLGKTLYGKTVGIVGVGKIGLATARIMKGFGCRLLAYDPFPSPAFEEYGEYKSLEDLLPQCDIVSLHCPLMEQTRHIINRNTISLMKEGAMLVNTSRGGLLDTESVIHALKTNHIGGLALDVYEAEGELFYNDHSSTIIQDDKLMRLMTFPNVVVCGHQAFFTEEALTEIAECTLSNLEEWIETKTSKNSLTKDLKLRRRESLPVRAI